TTCGATACAttaatgcaaaacatgatcttGCAATGTTATTGCACTGCTGCGGAATTCCAAATTCTGCCAGTTCAAGCTTATaccttctataaatattttgcaaacatttttcgtTAATTGCTTAATCCATAATCCTAAAGCGCAACCtataattttaaatcaatttaccTGACgccaaagtaaataatatttaaatgtcaaTAAGGCAAGTCTCCGATATTGTATTTGAATTGCAAGCGGTTTCATTGTGATTAAGCAATTTTGCTGTAACCCTGAAAGAACAAGGTATATAATGCACACGTCGTCTCAATTAAATTAGCAGACTACATTCAACTTTTAATCAGATTTcttcaaaaacaaagaaatttattttgcgAAGGCATGGTTTTCACGTCAACCGTTAAAGCACCGGTGGACACTGTGGTGCGTCTCGACCTTTTCTGGTTGTGCTGGAAGCTGTTGGTCATTTCGGTCAATTCCAAGGAATGGTACATAAAACTCTGCGACATAATGGTGAATATATTCATCACAATATTCTATCCCATTCAACTGACATTCGGTCTCAAAGAATTTGGTCATAAATATAACAGCTAGAAATCTATCTTATCTCGTTGGGTACAAGTTGCCGAAAATTCGCCAAATGCAGCATCTACTAAAGGAACTGGATGAGCGAGTTGTGGCGCAAGAGGAGCGTGATTATTTCAATAAGAGTTGAGAGAGAGATGTGTGTGATGTCTGGTCAGGTGTGTTTGCTGGCCATGCGTGTCTCGGAGGTTGAATATAATGAATCGAAGACACTTGCCTAGCATGGAAAGGAAGTGAACGAATGAACAAGCTGTTGAGGTTAGTTTGGATTCATTCTGTCTAAACGTTTCCCGAAATCAAGACTTATTGATTTGTTTTAGAATATTCTACTTACCGCAAGATGTATTTTGGTATACTCAATTGGTTCAGTTCTCCTCGGTCACGCTTACTGCTGGAGACATAATAAACACACATTTAACTTCATTCAGAGCCACCTGCAAAATGGTTTTCGTTTTAATGAATATTAAGTAGAGACCACATCGAGATGGTGTTCTTATTATCAGCACTTAGATATAGTAGTAGCCCTAGAGCACattaaactgaaataaaaagccaaaattactttaatttgtattatttgaatggaaacaaaaactcaaaaattttgatttccagTTTTTAGAAACTAACGTCCACTGTGTTCACACAAGATGGCTTTAAATATAGCGAGAATGTTCACACTAGTCGAATATTGGATGAAAGAGAATAAAAGACACGTCCAGGGAAATGCTTACAATTTTACAGTTAGATGCGAATGTTGTTAACAAAATCAAAGATTTCTATTAGTCTACCgtgcttaattttattaattttatgttcaACACAATAACTACAAGTAACTAATGAACAGTTAATTAgatctttttaaataaaatgttaaaatgcaGATATATGCTTCACTCCTCTCATCGACCACTTCTACTTCATGGTTTGTATAACGGTGAAGAATGAGTATCCCGTTTTCAAAGTACTGAAGAATGAGTCGAGATTAATACGAACCATACCGCCGGCATACAAGGCGACCTCCCTTAGGGTCAACTCTGTAAAATTCACAATATTACGACGaaatgggcgtggttgtgaCGGCCAGTTGCAGCTAAAAATCGCATAAGACAAATCATGAAACTCGCACTCCAACATGCTGCCGTAGTAACAACAAGGGAATAGCTCAATCAACATAGCAGTTATTTGAATCGAATAGTATACGTAAGCGATGTAGTTATCGGCGAAGAATAACAAATAAACTAGCGCAGTGCAGAGGTTGATGCCAACGCCACCAAATTGCACTAGGTAGCTAGCGGAGATAGTGCGTCCCACTGCCGTTGTGGTGCTGTGAAAGATATCACAAAAATTTCAACTTTCGAATAAAGTgaactgtaaataaataatacctCATCAACAATTTGTGATCTTCAATACACAACGAGAGTTCTTTATAATTGTCGTCCACACTGTCGGGTTTATCGTGACCAACGCGTGACACACGGTTCGACAGGAGATGCACATGCCCGGAGAGCATACAAAGTAGAACCGGTCCATATGCGTCGTTTGCTATATTCTGCACAGCTAGTAGCGTAACTCCAATGAACTGGAAGGATAGACTCAAAGCATATTTGAAAACGGACGTCCGCCATTGTAGCGGAATGAAGGCAGGATAAATCAGCTCACCGGTGACTAAGGCCGTAATCAAACCCATTATGCTGACTGCAAAGTAACAGCGTGTGAAGCAGTTCACCATAAAGTTGCATGGTCGCTCAATTAGACGCTTGTAGTAATCATAGTCCTCATTGATGCGCACGCGATCGTCGAGCTGTGCTAAGACTTCATTTATCCTCTGCATTTCCGGAATACGATAACGATAGAACAAATGTTTGGAGACACAAGAAACGCTTGCAATACCCATGACCAGATTTGTGAAGAACTCCTCCTGATTGGTGCTGAAAATAATTCCCACTATCAGATGGAGGGGAAAGCAAACGGTGACGACTGTGTTAAGCAGAATATCATAGACCAAACGTAGATGCCTTTGAAATGGCCAATGGATGATACCGAGTACACGCCAATGGATGAAGATTGGGGTAAAGATTGCCCTTGTATCCAGTTGATGCAGCATTTGCGAACGTTTGAGCCGAGCCAGTTGAAGAACAAATAACTTAAGACAAAATTATAACTGCGAGTGGCCTTTAAATACCCAGAAAAAGTCATTAGAGCTCAACTTCTTGGCAATGCAAATTTGTCTGCTTACCCTATAATTAAGGAAAGGGGGCGTAAATCAATTCACTCATGTGAACTGAAACCTTGAAATAAGTGCATTGCGAATTCATGAAGTGTTGACGTTAGGGACTTTGCGAAAAggatacatattgtaaagttaattaAATGTGAGAGAGGGAGGTACTCGTAGGGgtgacttttattaatttttaaaaacaaatactttagaaccaaaagaaatggaaaataataagtATTCTGTCGCTGCAACTCGAAAACGTCTGTACAGATTTATCTTACCTTTGTCTTGAAATAATTGTGGAA
This portion of the Zeugodacus cucurbitae isolate PBARC_wt_2022May chromosome 3, idZeuCucr1.2, whole genome shotgun sequence genome encodes:
- the LOC114805287 gene encoding odorant receptor 33b-like, yielding MLHQLDTRAIFTPIFIHWRVLGIIHWPFQRHLRLVYDILLNTVVTVCFPLHLIVGIIFSTNQEEFFTNLVMGIASVSCVSKHLFYRYRIPEMQRINEVLAQLDDRVRINEDYDYYKRLIERPCNFMVNCFTRCYFAVSIMGLITALVTGELIYPAFIPLQWRTSVFKYALSLSFQFIGVTLLAVQNIANDAYGPVLLCMLSGHVHLLSNRVSRVGHDKPDSVDDNYKELSLCIEDHKLLMSTTTAVGRTISASYLVQFGGVGINLCTALVYLLFFADNYIAYVYYSIQITAMLIELFPCCYYGSMLECEFHDLSYAIFSCNWPSQPRPFRRNIVNFTELTLREVALYAGGMVRINLDSFFSTLKTGYSFFTVIQTMK